In Candidatus Woesearchaeota archaeon, one genomic interval encodes:
- a CDS encoding replicative DNA helicase, with the protein MNEDKEDNLLSIRVDETNKSLKMPPASEEAEKRLLAGILVDNKNLDAIIEENILKPEHFYKKQNKMVYAAMLEIHEHNATAIKEKKIQIDEISIYELLNKKQNISEVGGAEYLSKLSEISFSGANTNYYSALIYEKWIRRQTVVACLKASEEAYENVKDTFEILQQTINRLARLASVPERNTTSIDSAIKEVKNIYINTKKRNGNPALLTGYPKLDLLTYGLAGNYITLVPAATKMGKTTFALNVAKNVAELNNKRVLYISLEENKRQDAIKILSSISGVDSSKFHLYEELSKEEDELLLDSFEKGSDLKIDFYDGDPNTENILNAVDQEFALHDDVCLVIIDVLQGHPVSVDNLHYKPAIYGNFIRSIKQDIAKHYDTHVLLTSQVKEEVSTDIRKYPDFRPKSISDIKDVEAGIADTVNNVIFLYRPNHYFKEKVNLDGNYRNLIDFQCESIDKAIEHYRYSKKQDKEAKIDNLKKSRIYRYREALKEKEDGLKIPHYMYKPEFKDAIQLIPVLSNIASTETASFMLKFYGNTSRLSNP; encoded by the coding sequence ATGAATGAAGACAAAGAAGATAATCTTCTAAGCATCCGTGTTGATGAAACTAATAAATCCTTAAAAATGCCGCCTGCGTCCGAAGAAGCTGAAAAAAGACTTCTTGCAGGAATATTGGTTGATAATAAAAATTTAGATGCAATTATTGAAGAAAATATTCTAAAACCTGAACATTTTTACAAAAAACAAAACAAAATGGTATATGCTGCTATGCTTGAAATTCATGAACATAATGCTACGGCAATAAAAGAAAAAAAAATTCAAATAGATGAGATATCAATCTATGAACTTCTTAATAAAAAACAAAATATTTCAGAAGTAGGCGGCGCAGAATATTTGTCTAAATTATCTGAGATAAGTTTTTCCGGTGCCAATACCAATTATTATTCTGCGCTTATTTATGAAAAATGGATTCGCAGACAAACTGTCGTTGCTTGTCTTAAAGCAAGTGAAGAGGCATATGAAAATGTCAAAGACACATTCGAGATTTTGCAGCAGACAATTAATAGACTTGCAAGATTGGCATCTGTACCTGAAAGAAACACAACATCTATTGATTCTGCCATAAAAGAAGTTAAAAATATTTACATAAATACAAAAAAAAGAAACGGAAATCCTGCCCTTTTAACAGGGTACCCTAAACTAGACTTATTAACTTATGGTTTAGCAGGAAATTATATAACTTTAGTGCCTGCTGCAACAAAAATGGGAAAAACAACGTTTGCTTTAAACGTCGCAAAAAATGTTGCCGAGCTCAACAACAAAAGGGTTTTGTATATATCGCTTGAAGAAAATAAAAGACAAGACGCAATTAAAATTCTTTCAAGTATTTCAGGAGTTGATTCTTCTAAGTTTCATTTATATGAAGAATTGTCAAAAGAAGAAGATGAATTGTTATTAGATTCTTTTGAAAAAGGCAGTGATTTAAAAATCGATTTTTATGATGGAGATCCTAATACTGAAAACATATTAAACGCGGTTGATCAGGAATTTGCGTTACATGATGATGTCTGTCTTGTTATTATTGATGTATTACAAGGGCATCCTGTAAGTGTAGATAATTTGCATTATAAACCCGCTATTTATGGTAATTTTATTAGAAGTATTAAACAAGATATTGCCAAACATTATGACACGCATGTCCTTTTGACGTCTCAAGTAAAAGAGGAAGTTTCTACAGACATAAGAAAATATCCGGATTTTAGACCTAAAAGTATTTCAGACATCAAAGATGTGGAAGCAGGAATTGCAGATACTGTTAATAATGTTATTTTTTTATATAGGCCTAATCATTATTTTAAAGAAAAAGTTAATTTAGATGGAAATTATAGGAATCTAATTGATTTTCAATGTGAGTCAATTGATAAAGCAATAGAACACTATAGGTATTCTAAAAAACAAGATAAGGAAGCTAAAATAGATAATTTAAAAAAATCTAGAATATATAGATATAGAGAGGCTTTGAAAGAAAAAGAGGACGGTCTTAAAATCCCTCATTATATGTATAAACCTGAATTCAAAGATGCTATTCAGTTAATTCCTGTTCTTTCTAATATAGCCAGTACCGAGACTGCTTCTTTCATGCTCAAGTTTTATGGCAATACGAGCAGATTGAGTAATCCTTAA
- a CDS encoding DoxX family protein, whose translation MAKKKTTKKTTKKTPKTVKKTPQPKPTKSEKQPKKCCEAWTWTTLRIVTGLFFLFMGLPKLIALFSATNPLAGLGIPMVLTWIVAIVEVIGGLLLAIGILRVEMGMLLIIILIVAIILTVFKGNFFDVMRGLLQHLLYIAAILATTFKHKTC comes from the coding sequence ATGGCAAAGAAAAAAACAACAAAAAAAACAACGAAAAAGACACCAAAAACTGTAAAAAAAACACCGCAACCAAAACCAACAAAATCAGAGAAGCAACCAAAAAAATGTTGCGAAGCATGGACTTGGACAACACTAAGAATAGTAACAGGATTATTTTTCTTATTTATGGGATTGCCCAAATTAATAGCACTATTTTCAGCAACAAATCCCTTAGCAGGACTAGGAATCCCTATGGTATTAACATGGATAGTTGCAATAGTTGAAGTAATAGGCGGATTACTACTCGCAATAGGAATACTAAGAGTAGAAATGGGCATGCTACTAATAATTATACTGATTGTTGCTATAATCCTAACAGTTTTCAAAGGAAACTTCTTTGACGTTATGAGAGGATTATTACAACACTTGTTATACATAGCAGCAATTTTAGCAACAACATTCAAACATAAAACCTGCTAA
- a CDS encoding redox-regulated ATPase YchF, producing MIIGVVGKANVGKSTFFKASTLMDVEIANYPFATIKPNSGVGFVRIDCVDKFFGKQCNPRVGYCVDGQRFVAIDMIDVAGLVPGAHEGKGMGLEFLNDLNQADALIHVIDVSGSTNEKGEPAQPNTRDPALDIKFMEDELDFWYLSILKKTWEKFSRQVQQTNSDVDKALHKQFSGLGSSEDMIRGILSYLDLDAKILVDWSEDELFKFARALRIKTKPMLIVANKIDVPGAMDNYLRLKNEFPSQIIVPCSAESELALKEAHKHKLINYVPGNAHFEVIGALSDKQKVGLDFIKNDVLDKNTEGTGVQASLNATVFSLLKYIPVFPGGVNKLEDQHGNVLPDCFLLPEKSTALDFAFKIHTDLGKGFIRAIDVKTKRTVGKDHVLNFGDVVEIISDK from the coding sequence ATGATAATAGGAGTTGTTGGAAAAGCAAATGTTGGTAAAAGCACTTTTTTTAAAGCTAGCACTTTGATGGATGTAGAAATCGCTAATTATCCTTTTGCGACTATCAAGCCTAATAGCGGAGTTGGTTTTGTTAGAATTGATTGCGTAGATAAATTTTTTGGAAAACAGTGTAATCCTCGGGTTGGATATTGTGTTGATGGACAAAGGTTTGTTGCTATTGACATGATTGATGTTGCAGGACTTGTGCCTGGTGCTCATGAAGGCAAAGGTATGGGTTTAGAGTTTTTGAATGATTTAAATCAGGCGGATGCGCTTATTCATGTTATTGATGTTTCTGGTAGTACTAATGAAAAAGGTGAGCCTGCTCAGCCTAATACTCGTGATCCTGCTCTTGATATTAAGTTTATGGAAGATGAGCTTGATTTTTGGTATTTGAGCATTTTAAAGAAGACTTGGGAAAAGTTTAGTAGGCAGGTTCAACAGACTAATTCTGATGTTGATAAGGCGTTGCATAAACAGTTTTCTGGGCTTGGTAGTAGTGAAGATATGATTAGAGGAATTTTGAGCTATTTAGACTTAGATGCTAAAATTTTGGTGGATTGGTCTGAGGATGAGCTTTTTAAGTTTGCTAGGGCTTTGAGAATTAAGACTAAACCTATGCTTATTGTTGCTAATAAGATTGACGTTCCTGGTGCTATGGATAATTATTTACGTTTAAAAAATGAGTTTCCTAGTCAAATAATTGTTCCTTGTAGTGCTGAGAGTGAGTTGGCTTTAAAAGAGGCTCATAAACACAAACTAATTAATTATGTTCCTGGAAATGCTCATTTTGAAGTTATTGGCGCATTATCTGATAAACAAAAGGTTGGTTTAGATTTTATTAAAAATGATGTTCTTGATAAGAATACTGAAGGTACAGGCGTTCAGGCCTCTTTGAATGCAACTGTTTTTTCTCTTTTAAAGTATATTCCTGTGTTTCCTGGAGGGGTTAATAAATTGGAGGATCAGCACGGTAATGTTTTGCCTGATTGTTTTTTGCTTCCTGAAAAAAGCACTGCTTTAGATTTTGCGTTTAAGATCCATACTGATTTGGGCAAGGGTTTTATTCGTGCTATTGATGTTAAGACTAAGAGAACTGTTGGTAAGGATCATGTCCTTAATTTTGGGGATGTTGTTGAAATTATTAGTGATAAATAG
- a CDS encoding putative S-layer protein → MKISQITTIMIVLLAVLVVQVSAQSFNYEPGVVDPTSLFLNVTDVDINDFDDFPSRVRLERGEEIKVVVAVKAMNGDVENARIRAEIVGYEYADYENEDVVAYSEVFDLSEGSSDTYTLHLKVPEDIEKIDEMFLRVFVSARNDVPSLEYMFPMEIDGLAKDKAVQIRKFYISPSSEIEAGRALSFKVQVKNMGEKDLDDVSVEISIPELGLTTYETIDTILEEEVESFEALLLRIPLDAEVKDYDVVATVSFDKYQAQSETKTITVTGREETPGSEEDDTTIITMPQSVEIIKGTTAVYPVLIENTGATSKTYIVNVEGTNDWATMQIQPSSVVLLKAGQTQTVYVNLQATADAEAGDKVFQVKVTAGDEVSSTNVLATVKAGEETSNNLRSVLEWALVILVIILILLGLIVLIAKVKKGDKEEDEDSETYY, encoded by the coding sequence ATGAAGATTAGTCAAATAACAACAATTATGATAGTGCTCCTAGCAGTGCTAGTAGTTCAAGTATCAGCACAAAGTTTTAATTACGAACCAGGTGTTGTAGATCCAACAAGTCTGTTTCTAAACGTTACAGACGTAGATATAAATGATTTCGATGATTTCCCATCAAGAGTAAGACTTGAAAGAGGAGAAGAAATAAAAGTAGTCGTTGCAGTAAAAGCAATGAATGGAGACGTTGAAAACGCAAGAATAAGAGCAGAAATAGTAGGATATGAATATGCAGATTACGAAAATGAAGATGTAGTAGCATACTCAGAAGTATTCGATCTAAGTGAAGGATCTTCAGACACATACACATTGCACTTAAAAGTTCCAGAAGACATAGAAAAAATAGATGAAATGTTCTTAAGAGTCTTTGTATCCGCAAGAAATGATGTACCTTCACTTGAATACATGTTTCCAATGGAAATCGACGGTCTTGCAAAAGACAAAGCAGTACAAATAAGAAAATTCTACATTAGTCCATCCTCAGAAATAGAAGCAGGAAGAGCACTAAGTTTCAAAGTACAAGTAAAAAATATGGGAGAAAAAGACCTAGATGATGTAAGTGTAGAAATAAGCATACCAGAACTAGGCCTAACAACCTATGAAACAATAGACACAATACTAGAAGAAGAAGTAGAAAGCTTTGAAGCACTATTATTAAGAATTCCTCTAGACGCAGAAGTAAAAGATTATGATGTTGTAGCAACAGTTAGCTTTGATAAATACCAAGCACAATCAGAAACAAAAACCATAACTGTAACAGGAAGAGAAGAAACACCAGGCAGTGAAGAAGACGATACAACAATAATAACGATGCCACAATCAGTAGAAATAATAAAAGGAACAACTGCTGTATACCCAGTACTAATAGAAAACACAGGAGCAACATCAAAAACATACATTGTGAATGTTGAAGGAACAAATGATTGGGCAACAATGCAAATTCAACCATCTTCCGTAGTTTTACTAAAAGCAGGGCAAACACAAACCGTATACGTAAACCTTCAAGCAACTGCAGATGCAGAAGCTGGAGATAAAGTGTTCCAAGTAAAAGTAACCGCAGGAGATGAAGTAAGCTCAACAAACGTACTGGCAACAGTAAAAGCAGGAGAAGAAACATCAAACAACCTAAGAAGCGTACTTGAATGGGCATTAGTAATCCTTGTAATAATCCTGATTTTGCTAGGACTTATAGTTCTAATAGCAAAAGTAAAAAAAGGAGACAAGGAAGAAGACGAAGATTCAGAAACTTACTACTGA
- a CDS encoding PKD domain-containing protein yields MIQKKHKTIMIALLLFFITSPLANAAPMIIATFGDITNVDDYEQEINFGDTTDYSFKIVHDYGTEYSDIKVFLLKVGDQNFLQEIYNKRFTPDTGSLADLIFTERNLLVTPDYYLTEGDYRIHIQATQKIDGTTETTTRSMRLNLLVTSPVILQNPTADFTYSPSSPEVNEAVTFTSTSTDADGTITNYEWKVDGTVVGAGNTLSYTFTNTGSHNVELKVTDNDGLTDTKTKTVNVVSVATSPIADFYYAPFNPQVGTVMSFTSNSTDSDGSIVFYAWKIDGDIVGTSKTMTHTFASAGSHQVSLTVTDDDALTDTKTKTINVINANSAPYFTSSPVTEGIVGEEYIYDANAIDDENDVLEFGLSQAPNGMTINEDTGLITWTPTTKGEFSVVLYVSDGINPAINQFFTINVTENIIPALQIDNFDCNPDINGDNISDVVYGEELRCAVHVKGDIQDVRIEFDFSGLENFPICYTDFKGNCASDITVNDMPGTYTVYATATKQGYESTTIGPISVQVWTQRYEIRNLKIYEDEFSTESYSFFRKEPMFIAFDIYDTINDEQLVPGTNDADVINSAYLKVNTGSAELEEWTTPIKLSKVNQDGLFTVLKNKLLKTFGIKNTGLYKFHLNEIPITDDFLGQGKVFAFTINFIDNTAGQETRDVNVLNNELIFNQPPKIKIHPGSTTTLNLASYLSDIETQKNEILTTYKINPLLSITKISNTTFLIESSENFNKKTNVEFTADDTDGSKVTRNIVFEPEIPNTVIDPKAIITGPKSVRTEKTITYDGSGSYDPDGKLVNYRWQIIKEGTTLHEEQGVHMLKIEYVFPSKGTYSVKLFVTDNQGNTAYTALTVNVKNIYKQPEQIMPMGEEDGIWVDYFDIYGTNYGTITYEDEFSISARVRNERKDDIRGATVSFSLPELGFQIKSHKFDLKDNGDYETISFMGYLPFTEQEVPPGEYIALITVNAEDILRTKYYPLVIE; encoded by the coding sequence ATGATACAAAAAAAACACAAAACAATAATGATTGCACTACTTTTATTTTTTATAACTTCACCATTAGCAAACGCAGCTCCAATGATAATTGCAACATTTGGAGATATAACAAACGTTGATGATTATGAACAAGAAATAAACTTTGGAGACACAACAGATTACTCATTCAAAATAGTACACGATTACGGAACAGAATACTCGGACATAAAAGTTTTTTTACTAAAAGTCGGAGACCAAAATTTTTTACAAGAAATATATAATAAAAGATTCACACCAGATACAGGTTCATTAGCTGACCTGATATTTACAGAAAGAAATCTATTAGTAACTCCTGATTATTACTTAACAGAAGGAGATTACAGAATACACATTCAAGCAACACAAAAAATAGACGGAACAACAGAAACAACAACAAGAAGCATGAGATTAAATCTGCTTGTAACTTCACCAGTAATTCTACAAAATCCTACAGCTGATTTTACGTACAGTCCTTCAAGTCCGGAAGTAAATGAAGCTGTTACATTCACAAGCACATCAACAGATGCAGATGGAACAATAACAAACTATGAATGGAAAGTTGATGGAACAGTTGTAGGCGCTGGAAATACATTATCTTACACATTTACAAATACAGGTTCACATAATGTTGAGCTTAAAGTAACAGATAATGATGGTCTGACAGATACAAAAACAAAAACAGTTAATGTCGTGTCTGTTGCAACAAGTCCTATTGCTGATTTCTATTATGCACCATTCAATCCTCAAGTTGGTACTGTGATGTCTTTTACAAGTAACTCAACAGATTCTGATGGCTCAATAGTTTTTTATGCCTGGAAAATAGATGGCGATATCGTAGGAACTTCAAAAACAATGACGCACACATTTGCATCAGCAGGATCACACCAAGTATCTCTAACAGTCACAGATGATGATGCTTTGACAGATACAAAAACAAAAACTATAAATGTAATAAATGCAAATTCAGCGCCTTATTTCACATCTTCTCCAGTTACAGAAGGAATTGTAGGTGAAGAATATATTTATGATGCAAATGCAATAGATGATGAAAATGATGTTTTAGAATTTGGTCTATCACAAGCTCCAAACGGTATGACAATAAATGAAGACACAGGATTAATAACATGGACACCGACAACAAAGGGAGAATTTAGCGTTGTATTGTATGTTAGTGATGGAATAAACCCCGCTATAAACCAATTTTTCACAATAAATGTAACTGAAAATATAATACCCGCTCTACAAATAGATAATTTCGACTGCAATCCAGACATAAATGGAGATAACATTTCAGACGTAGTATATGGAGAAGAATTAAGATGTGCAGTTCACGTCAAAGGAGATATACAAGATGTAAGAATAGAATTTGATTTTTCAGGTTTGGAAAATTTCCCTATTTGTTACACAGATTTTAAAGGTAACTGCGCTTCAGACATAACTGTGAATGATATGCCTGGAACATACACAGTCTACGCAACAGCAACAAAACAAGGATATGAAAGCACAACAATTGGACCAATATCAGTTCAAGTATGGACTCAAAGATATGAAATAAGAAATCTAAAAATATATGAAGATGAATTCAGCACAGAGAGTTACTCTTTTTTTAGAAAAGAACCAATGTTTATAGCATTTGACATATACGACACTATAAATGACGAACAACTAGTGCCAGGAACTAATGATGCCGACGTAATAAATAGTGCATACCTAAAGGTGAACACGGGTTCTGCAGAACTAGAAGAATGGACAACACCTATTAAACTATCAAAAGTAAATCAAGATGGATTATTCACAGTTCTCAAAAATAAACTACTAAAAACATTTGGAATAAAAAATACGGGGTTATACAAATTTCATTTAAATGAAATACCAATAACAGACGACTTTTTAGGTCAAGGAAAAGTATTTGCTTTCACAATAAATTTCATAGACAATACTGCTGGTCAAGAAACAAGAGATGTAAACGTACTAAACAACGAATTAATCTTCAACCAACCACCAAAGATCAAAATACATCCTGGATCAACAACAACTCTTAACTTAGCAAGTTACTTATCAGATATAGAAACGCAGAAAAATGAAATATTAACAACTTACAAAATCAACCCTTTGCTTTCTATAACAAAAATATCAAATACAACATTCCTGATAGAATCCTCAGAAAACTTCAATAAAAAAACAAATGTAGAATTCACAGCAGATGACACAGACGGATCAAAAGTAACAAGAAATATAGTCTTTGAACCAGAAATACCAAACACAGTAATTGATCCAAAAGCAATAATAACTGGTCCAAAATCCGTGAGAACAGAAAAAACAATAACTTATGACGGATCTGGTTCGTATGACCCTGATGGAAAACTTGTAAACTACAGATGGCAAATAATAAAAGAGGGAACAACACTTCACGAAGAACAAGGAGTGCATATGCTAAAAATAGAGTATGTGTTCCCATCAAAAGGAACTTACAGCGTAAAACTATTTGTTACAGACAATCAAGGAAACACAGCTTATACAGCACTTACTGTAAATGTTAAAAATATTTACAAACAACCAGAACAAATAATGCCTATGGGAGAAGAAGACGGAATTTGGGTTGACTACTTTGATATATATGGAACTAACTACGGAACAATAACTTATGAAGACGAATTTTCAATATCTGCAAGAGTTAGAAATGAAAGAAAAGATGACATAAGAGGCGCTACAGTTTCTTTTAGCTTGCCAGAACTAGGTTTTCAAATCAAAAGTCACAAGTTTGACCTAAAAGATAACGGAGACTACGAAACAATATCTTTCATGGGATATTTACCATTTACAGAGCAGGAGGTGCCGCCAGGAGAATACATAGCACTCATAACAGTGAATGCAGAAGATATCTTAAGAACAAAATACTACCCATTAGTAATTGAGTAG
- a CDS encoding NAD(P)/FAD-dependent oxidoreductase has protein sequence MTLIIGGGGAGLHYAKLLKEKHPEINTTIIEEHKDIGKPIQCTGILTDEITKILPKQEIEKFTLNKITKTRVYSQNNHVDIPINTNYIICNITFIKYLHEQAEKQGVNIKLGKRYLKNEGKITTYRDTETKKIEEIKFENLIGADGPASAVARNNNLMQKRKYLTGVQARIKLKDFDKEKIDFYPYIGEYAWFTPESDEIARIGVAAETNAKKIFDDFIKKYPGQIIEMQGGPIPMHKPKTPVQNKKQTISLLGDAALQIKNTTGGGIIPGLKAAEKLSESTEKYQKNLKTLNLELYAHYKINKILKQYNQREWDTLIKKVNTPKIKEILQKTNRDKPIKMLLKLATQPKIIMQGLKDMPKILK, from the coding sequence ATGACATTAATAATAGGTGGAGGAGGAGCAGGACTGCACTATGCTAAACTTCTAAAAGAAAAACATCCAGAAATAAACACAACAATAATAGAAGAACATAAAGACATAGGAAAACCAATTCAATGCACAGGCATATTAACAGACGAAATAACTAAAATTCTGCCAAAACAAGAAATAGAAAAATTCACGTTAAACAAAATAACAAAAACAAGAGTCTACTCTCAAAACAACCACGTAGACATACCAATAAATACAAACTACATAATCTGCAACATTACATTCATAAAATACCTCCATGAACAAGCAGAAAAACAAGGCGTGAATATAAAACTAGGAAAAAGATATTTAAAAAACGAAGGAAAAATAACAACATATAGAGATACAGAAACAAAAAAAATAGAAGAAATAAAATTTGAAAATTTAATTGGCGCAGATGGCCCCGCATCAGCAGTGGCAAGAAATAACAATTTAATGCAAAAAAGAAAATACTTAACAGGAGTTCAAGCAAGAATTAAATTAAAAGATTTTGACAAAGAAAAAATAGACTTTTATCCTTACATCGGAGAATATGCTTGGTTTACCCCAGAATCTGATGAAATTGCCAGAATAGGCGTTGCCGCAGAAACAAACGCAAAAAAAATATTTGATGATTTCATAAAAAAATATCCTGGACAAATAATAGAAATGCAAGGAGGACCAATACCAATGCACAAACCAAAAACGCCGGTGCAAAACAAAAAACAAACAATAAGCCTCCTAGGAGACGCAGCACTTCAAATAAAAAACACGACAGGAGGAGGAATAATACCAGGACTAAAAGCAGCTGAAAAATTATCAGAATCAACAGAAAAATATCAAAAAAACCTAAAAACACTAAACCTAGAACTATATGCGCACTACAAAATAAACAAAATACTAAAACAATACAACCAAAGAGAATGGGATACACTCATAAAAAAAGTAAATACTCCAAAAATAAAAGAGATACTTCAAAAAACAAACAGAGACAAACCAATAAAAATGCTCTTAAAATTAGCAACACAACCAAAAATAATCATGCAAGGTTTAAAAGATATGCCGAAAATACTAAAATAA
- a CDS encoding EamA family transporter produces MIAIGQYFLKLSTNESGELTILITNWHLWLGLILYGVGAIFLVLALRKLNVSTAYPMMSLSYIWVLIIAVIYFEEIVSFWNILGMLFIISGIIVLGGKNE; encoded by the coding sequence ATGATCGCAATTGGACAATACTTTCTAAAACTATCTACCAATGAAAGTGGAGAACTTACAATTTTGATAACTAACTGGCACTTATGGCTCGGCCTCATATTGTATGGTGTTGGAGCCATATTTCTTGTGCTCGCGCTAAGAAAACTTAATGTCAGCACAGCATATCCTATGATGTCTCTAAGTTATATCTGGGTCCTTATAATTGCTGTAATATACTTTGAAGAAATAGTTTCATTTTGGAACATATTAGGAATGCTTTTTATAATTTCAGGAATTATTGTGCTGGGAGGAAAGAATGAATAA
- a CDS encoding EamA family transporter, protein MNNLFIVIIGMIIVSFLGASGITLIKKGIPSKFSLKGFINEWIIYGVACYGISTIIFILIIKMADLSVVYPLTSLSYIFVILLAAKFLGEKINKHKWIAIMLIIIGNALISFG, encoded by the coding sequence ATGAATAATTTGTTTATTGTGATAATTGGAATGATAATAGTTTCTTTTCTTGGAGCTTCAGGAATAACACTTATAAAGAAAGGAATACCTAGCAAGTTTAGTCTTAAAGGATTTATTAATGAATGGATAATTTATGGAGTTGCTTGTTATGGTATTTCAACAATAATATTCATACTAATAATAAAAATGGCTGACCTTTCAGTTGTTTATCCTTTAACATCATTAAGTTACATTTTTGTCATATTACTAGCAGCCAAATTCCTTGGAGAAAAAATAAATAAACATAAGTGGATAGCAATAATGCTGATAATTATAGGTAATGCCTTAATAAGTTTCGGATAA
- a CDS encoding glycosyltransferase family 2 protein, translated as MEKICIIIPGFNEERHIGEVIKRTKNKGFKNIIFVDDGSDDKSAKIAEKCGAIVLKHIINLGKGAAARTGCEYAIEHNFDIIILMDADGQHKPEDIPRFLNALKEKDIVFGYRKLDKKMPPIMRFGNWFINKVSEIVTGLKIKDTQSGFRCFYTKKYKKIQWNATNYSMESEMIVKVAKNKLKYTEIPIDTIYLDTFKGTTIFDGIKVVLNILKFKILGGRE; from the coding sequence ATGGAAAAAATATGTATAATAATACCAGGTTTTAATGAAGAAAGACACATTGGAGAAGTTATAAAAAGAACTAAAAATAAAGGTTTTAAAAATATCATATTTGTTGATGATGGAAGTGATGATAAAAGTGCCAAAATCGCAGAAAAATGTGGTGCAATTGTGCTAAAACACATAATAAATCTTGGCAAAGGCGCAGCTGCTAGAACAGGATGCGAATATGCAATAGAACACAATTTTGATATCATAATATTAATGGATGCAGACGGGCAACATAAACCTGAAGACATCCCAAGATTTTTGAATGCACTAAAAGAAAAGGATATTGTTTTTGGATATAGAAAACTTGATAAAAAAATGCCTCCGATAATGAGATTTGGAAACTGGTTTATTAACAAAGTTTCTGAAATAGTTACGGGATTAAAGATTAAGGACACACAGTCAGGATTCAGATGTTTTTATACAAAAAAATACAAAAAAATACAATGGAACGCAACAAATTACAGCATGGAAAGTGAAATGATTGTTAAAGTTGCAAAGAATAAACTAAAATATACAGAAATCCCTATAGATACAATATATTTGGATACATTTAAAGGAACTACTATTTTCGACGGAATCAAAGTGGTCTTAAACATTTTAAAATTTAAAATATTAGGAGGGAGAGAATGA
- a CDS encoding DUF2304 domain-containing protein, which translates to MIPGIQIIGIIFALIMLYFTYVYYKRKNYGYRSLILWGIVWLGVLFLVTFPQIVYGIMGTLQIQRTADFFVMAGFVFFSIIIFHLYITVKKNNEKMEKLVKNIAKKEKKKY; encoded by the coding sequence ATGATACCAGGAATTCAAATTATTGGAATAATATTTGCATTAATCATGCTTTATTTTACATATGTTTATTATAAAAGAAAAAATTACGGCTACAGAAGCCTTATACTTTGGGGTATTGTGTGGCTTGGAGTCTTATTTTTAGTTACATTTCCTCAGATAGTATATGGAATAATGGGAACATTACAAATACAAAGAACTGCTGATTTCTTCGTCATGGCAGGATTTGTGTTTTTTTCCATAATAATTTTTCATCTTTATATAACTGTAAAAAAGAATAATGAGAAAATGGAAAAACTTGTAAAAAATATTGCTAAAAAAGAAAAGAAAAAATACTGA